The DNA sequence ACACCATCTCCGTCTCCTCCTACAGCCTCCGTGAGCAGCTCGGTCCGATCGCTCTCGCCTACATCGACGCCGAAGGCAACGACCAGGTCTTCCGACAGGACTTCCCCGACGTCATGCGGATCGCCGACGTTCCGACCCGCGCGGCCGCCGACCTCGGCGTCTCCGCGGTCGAGACGGTGGCCTTCCAGTTCTCCGGCATCGACGACCCCGAGATCGACAGGTTCGCCGCCAACGCCAGGGCTGCCGGGCTGGAGCTCCTGAACGCCGCGGTCGACGTCGGCGACCTTCTCGGCCAGGATGCCGGGCGCCGCGCGTCCGACATCGCCGAGCTGACGCGGTGGATCGATCGGTTCGCCGACGCCGGATTCCGCTTCGTACGGGTGAACCCCGGCTCGCCCTTCAGCGCCTCGCACGGCGACGTGCCCCCCGCCCACCTCGTCGCCGCTCTGCGCAAACTGGGAGAGCACGCCTCGTCGCGCGGCATCCGCCTGCTGGTGGAGAACCACGGCGGGCCCTCGAGCGACCCCGCCTGGATGCTGGCGCTCCTGGACGCCGTCGGGCGCGAGCGACTCGGCCTCCTGCTCGACCTCGGCAACTTCGACGCCCTGATGGGACCGCTCATGGCAACGATGTTCGCGCCTCCCGGAAGCGCCCCGGCCGACCCGTTCGCCGACCTCGACCTCACGAGCCTCTACGAGGGCATCGACGCGCTCGCCCACCGGGCGGAGCTCGTACACGTGAAGATCCACGTCGTCGGCCCCGACGGCGCCGTCGGACCCGTCGACCTCGACCGCGCACTCGGCATCCTCGCCGCGCACGGCTACACCGGTCCGCTCACCGTCGAATACGAGGGGGCGGGCGGCGACCCGTGGGTCAACACCGGTCGCGTCGTCGAGCGCACCGCGGCATTCGCCGTCTGACAGGAAAGGACACCGCACATGTCGACCACCGCCGAGCACGTGGACGTGCTCATCATCGGCTCCGGGCCGTCCGGCGCCACCTATGCCCGCACGATCGGCGAGGCGCTCCCCGACACCCGCATCCTCATGGTGGAGGCGGGGCCGCGCATCCCCGGAGTCCGCGGCGATCACAGCCAGAACATGACCGATGAGGAGCGCGCGGCGGCTCAGCTGCTCACGCAGGGTCCGGATGCCGGGATCGAGCGGGCCGCCGCGCTCGCCGACATCGCACCCGGGATCGACCCGAGCCTGGAGTTCCGGCAGACGATCCTCCCGGGCCTGCACTTCGTCGATCCGCGTCCCGAGCTGGAGGAGGGCGAGGTCGGGCTTCCGGCCGCGAGCATGGCCACCGGCGTCGGGGGCAT is a window from the Microbacterium lacus genome containing:
- a CDS encoding sugar phosphate isomerase/epimerase family protein; the protein is MNTISVSSYSLREQLGPIALAYIDAEGNDQVFRQDFPDVMRIADVPTRAAADLGVSAVETVAFQFSGIDDPEIDRFAANARAAGLELLNAAVDVGDLLGQDAGRRASDIAELTRWIDRFADAGFRFVRVNPGSPFSASHGDVPPAHLVAALRKLGEHASSRGIRLLVENHGGPSSDPAWMLALLDAVGRERLGLLLDLGNFDALMGPLMATMFAPPGSAPADPFADLDLTSLYEGIDALAHRAELVHVKIHVVGPDGAVGPVDLDRALGILAAHGYTGPLTVEYEGAGGDPWVNTGRVVERTAAFAV